TGGGTGCTACATGAATGTTTTCGTAAAATTTCTACAATATTTTCTCTTTACCCCCCTGTAAGTTATACTTTTACGGTTGTACCTATAACTTGTTTTTCCAATTTTCTACATAACAATTAGAAATCTacaaactaaaaaaaatgtattcaaGCTTTACCGGCTACCGAGTCGGTAAGTTTAGGGAAAATACCCTGTTGCTGCTGTTGCTTTCCATGTTGCTTGGCTTGATGCTCGGACCAGTAAGACTGAGCAGCTAATACCCTGTCCAAAAGGTCTTGGGGAACTGGCTCCCCTCGCCTTTGCTGCGGTGAGATTCTTGCCGTGTGAACCAATGTTTTCCACTTATCCTAATAAAGAttaacaaaattttaaaaattaacaaaaagaaaaaggaaaaaaagaaaaagaaaagaaaagaaattccaACTCAAATCATGTGAAATATGAAAGGATAAGCATATGCTGTTCATGAGACacaaatcataagttccttaaTAACAAGAATACAAAACCATGTGGTACACAGACTTTTCACCCCCACAAGGGTTTTGGAGCTAAGCTTAGATTCATGTCTCATTAACAACTCACACATAATAAATTATcaccataaataaataaaatgattttAGATTTCAATTACATACTTAAATAATGTACAATTAATTTAATATACATTATCTTGTCAGTGAGGAGTTAGCCAATCACTGTCAAGAAAGTTATGTACAAGTGAAGTTAAGGTTGCTTGAGTCCCTGATTTGATGGAACTATAAGTGCCAACAGAAAGAATCAGAACAGCGAAAGCAATGTAAGGGCCACAGCTGCGTAAGGAGAACAATGAGACAGGACCCATACATGTCTATGTCTTTAATTCAATTGCCTTACttttaaacaaaaaattgtACGAAGATGAGCTTGTCAAAACATCCAAGAATGTCGTATAACGAAAATAACTTGTTAGAGAACTATACATCTACAACAAAAAgtgtttttagttttttaccTTCAAATCGACATAAGTTCGGTGCTTAGCATTCTCAAAGGAGCACAGCTTAACATCACGCCACCTGTGAGGCACGATAAAATGGCATTAGGATATTAACCTTTTTTTGCTTACTATTATAACTGACTGACAATGATCACGAAGAATCATGTACCTTCCAGTTCCAAGTTTCTCCACTGCTCGAACAAGTGCTTCTACCTCGGAAACAGAGAAGGGTCGCCTAGTACGACGTTGTCCAATATCAGGACGCTTGGATCTCTGGCTCATAGGCACCACAGTAAGAGCTTCCATACTTTCTTCTGGAACAGACACCAGAGCCTTGGAATTTGAGACAGTTTTGTCAGTCAGTTCAGTAGTAGAAGGAACTAAGTCCTTGATACTTCCAGAAGATCTGTTTGAATAAGTTATAGAAGGTTTTTCAGGCGTTTTGATAGCAAAACTGTCACCATTAGGGTTAACTTGAGACCTGCAGAATCACCAAAATTAATATAGTCAGAGGCTAACACCACCAGATAAACATGAAGTGGGAAAACAACAGAAGAGCTTAAATTACAGTCATGTACCTATTTACAAATTTAGGTGAGTCACATGGAAGCGGAGAAGGAGGTTCTTCAGGGTATATAGGTGGAGAAGGTTGACTTGGACTATTTGGTTCTAACATAAACCCAACTGTATCCATATCGTCACTTTGGGCTATGCCAGACTGGAGTAGAGTTCTGCTGTCATCTCGAATCTTCTTTCCTTGGAGAAGTACACCAACACGCAATCCACTACCAAGTATAGTTGTCACAGCCTCTAAAACAGTTTTCTGTGGAAATATTCATAAATGACcaaatattattaataatgaACATTGGCAAGCATCATACTAATTGAAATcagaaatgaaaaacaaactgTAAACAATTAAACTGTCAGTACAATCTCCAAATACGTGTCTTGCAAAACCATAACTCAGTTGCATACCTTGAGTGAACCAACAGTTGTACTTTCCGAAACCTCAATGAAAAGCTCTGGTACTTTGAAGGACTTAATGCTAAGCCGCACTGCATGAAATGTGCACTACGTGTAAGAAATTCTTATAGGACacagcacacacacacacactatGCACTCAATATGGTAACTGTTACTAAAATACTCCAACAATACCTTGAGAGTTTCTTGAATTGCAAGATTTTTGGCGGCAGAACACTGAAGAGGGCATCCCTTTTCCTGCATGACAAAGAAGTTGATCTATCCAATCAGATTTTTCTCTTTGCTAAAACTGGAGGTCAAACAATGAAGAAAATGTAATGAAAACAAACCTTCATGCAGCTTCCCAGCTGAGAGATTCTTCTCCACATCTATTTCCTTCTCCGGAGAGTTAGAAACACTTTCACAACTTATGCCTCCATCGTATGTCACCACTGAGCTTCGTTCCAATAACCTTCGTTTCTTGAATGGAGTATTACGTTGAGACCTGTCTATCTCATAAGAGGGTCTCTTGCAAGGGTAATTCTGTTTTGATCCACCATCTGGAGAAACCAAACAAAATGTTCATCAATTTCCCTTCTAAAGAGATTAAAGCCAATCATTAAGTACAAAGCTATTAGCGCACCTGTGTTAGAAGGTTCATCATCCTTCAGTTTTGGGACCGTCTTCCAGCATCCGGACATCAAAAGCTTATGGTCTTCAACACATGTCGGTGACCTGAATGCCTTCATCGTGTTGTTAGGTTTA
This sequence is a window from Spinacia oleracea cultivar Varoflay chromosome 1, BTI_SOV_V1, whole genome shotgun sequence. Protein-coding genes within it:
- the LOC110794814 gene encoding telomere repeat-binding protein 3, translating into MVLLKRTLDHGVNGYPSPAIPRAPRSIRKRGFRQKKREGGQVCAFELLATVAGKLLEESECSSASSSAAVGFDQCGIDKNAAIKKELLDVDKTLGGEHDDQGSSEGSVFFSGLQRDTCKGKLETVKEVTADHVSLFASSACSEKVDCESKLVTQKINDVFVKHSCKIDGSSPKCGESDDTNLDNGLIRKLLCTNGDASGDITTANKSSAPANCEENVNLTLCRGSNPNASSLKHGSDVKLNCKDDDEILSRCSKPNNTMKAFRSPTCVEDHKLLMSGCWKTVPKLKDDEPSNTDGGSKQNYPCKRPSYEIDRSQRNTPFKKRRLLERSSVVTYDGGISCESVSNSPEKEIDVEKNLSAGKLHEGKGMPSSVFCRQKSCNSRNSQVRLSIKSFKVPELFIEVSESTTVGSLKKTVLEAVTTILGSGLRVGVLLQGKKIRDDSRTLLQSGIAQSDDMDTVGFMLEPNSPSQPSPPIYPEEPPSPLPCDSPKFVNRSQVNPNGDSFAIKTPEKPSITYSNRSSGSIKDLVPSTTELTDKTVSNSKALVSVPEESMEALTVVPMSQRSKRPDIGQRRTRRPFSVSEVEALVRAVEKLGTGRWRDVKLCSFENAKHRTYVDLKDKWKTLVHTARISPQQRRGEPVPQDLLDRVLAAQSYWSEHQAKQHGKQQQQQGIFPKLTDSVAGKA